In Halobacterium noricense, the genomic stretch CTCGTACTGTACTTCTTTCTGGTCTTGACTAAACGGGGTAGCTGTCGTAAAAGCTACACCGCGAAGTTTCTCTTTGAGAGCGGCAAAGCTCATGGTGCACACAATCCCACACAGACGTGATAGTTAAATCTTCCCTCGGAGGTTCTGATTCTATCCCAGAGAAACCGTCTATTCCGAGGGGCACGCTTTTCTTTGAGTGGTTCTGGCGGGCAGGAAGTATCTAAGAGACAGTCCCTCAAATTCTGATTGTGTTGGCTCAAGCAATAATTCCGTATGAAGAATCGGACCAGCCCTCAGTTGGCATCGGTGTTTGTTCACCACAATAGAACGAATCGCATTCTTTTTACTATTCCCATATGATAGGCCGTGTATGTCGAACTCAAATGACGAGAACATCGCCAAGACAATACAATCAGTTGATACTGTGTTCACCATCGTTGAATATATTTCGCAGAATTCAGAAGCAGGCGTGACCGAGATCGCGAACGAAATTGGAGTGTCAAAGAGTACAGTCCACAACCACCTCAAGACGCTCGAACAGCGCGAATATATCAGGAAGGACAAGTCTGGTCACTACGTACTGGGATATCAGTTTCTCACACTAGGTGGAAGAGCCCGGGAACGGTCAAATTTACACCCTGTTGCCAAACCAGAGATCAATTGGTTAGTTGAGGAAACCAGTGAATCAGCGTGCGTCGCGACGGAAGAATATGGACGAATCATATATCTCTACCAAGCACGTGGCGAACAAGCGATCACGACGGACTCACAGACGGGAACGCGCGTCTATCCACACTGCACCGCACTCGGAAAGTCGATACTCGCACACTGCTCCGGGGAGCGAGTTGACGGAATTATTGACCGTCACGGATTGCCAAAATCCACGGAGAATACGATCACATCCCGTGAAACGTTACGAACGGAGCTGGAAACCATCCGTGAACGCGGGTATGCGTTTGACGATGAAGAACGAATAGAGGGACTCCGATGTATTGCTGCCCCCATAATGCACAACGACCAGGTATGTGGAGCTATTAGCGTCTCCGGTCCAGCTAAACGATTACAGGGGAACAGGTTCAAAGAAACCATCCCCGAACAGGTGCGTCGGGCTGTGAGGGTTATCGAAATGAACCTCGAATATTCATAGCGTTCCTTATAGGGAAACAGTGACAGTGGTTCTGATTCTGGTTCTGCGTATCACTTGACGAACACACATATCGAAACCAGAGCTATACCTGATATGGGAATTACACCAATATCGATGTAATCCGCTCAAGCTCGTAATAGCAGACAGCGATTTCGGTTGTTCGTCACCTGTCGCGACTATTCAGAAGGTTCCAGTTCGACGTACTGTCAACCTCCTCTAAGGCCTCGGTAGCGACATCACCTAGTCCCCCGGCCTCGATATGTGAATAACGTACGCGAACAATCTCTTCAGAGTTATCCAAGTATCGGGCTGCAACCTGTCCCGAATGCTCGAACAGGGACTTCCCCCATTCCGCGTCGACCACCGTGGGTGCGAGATAATCGTGTTTAGGATGGTTGATGTCGATCTCAGCGTCGTCTGAAGTGCTGGAGAATCGACCGTGCCCCATCCGTCGTGATTGACGGCGGTCGAAAGTCTTCGTCGAGCGCCAGCAAGAGGCACGAGCGTACTCGTCACTCGTCGATTACATCCGGGCGTTCCCCCGCGGTCAGCCAGTTCATTCTGCACGAGCGTTGCAAGCGTCTACTGGTTGAACGTCGGGAATACTGGCTACTGCTCTGTTGGGTGGTCTATCAACTTGCGGTAGCTCCGAAGCGGAGAGATCGCCGGATCGGGGAGACTCGCCGCATCCCACTGCTGCTTCTTTCGATCGACATGCAATACTGTCTTCCTCAAGGGAGGGTTCCTCCCAGCGTACGCCACGCCGGCGTGGGCCGTTTGGGTCACGGAGCAGTTCCCCAACACGGACAGCAGTGTACGAGAGAACGAACACGAGTGCGCGATCACGAGCGGCCTTCAGCGCCTCGTAGCGAGATCGTTGCCTATCGAGTGGGTCGACATCCTCTGTGAGTGTCGTGTACGCCCCGATGGCGTTCCGGGCTTGCGGCCGTCGTCCTCAGGAAGGGGGTCCATCGCGCTGGCGCGCTGGGTGAAGTGCGCTCAAGGTAGCCCTCGTTGACGAATCAGCCATATCACACAAATATATAGCGATGATTGGTTCATACAGTATTCTGTTTAAGTCCACGATCGCCGACAAGGCAGGGCGTACTCTCGGAACACACGTTCATCGGGGTCCTCGAATGTTGGGGCACGGTCGACGTTGTCGGGGACGATTCCGGTCCAATCGTCGTCACTGCGGTCGCCGGCGGGCCACTCGGCGAATCGGTCGAGCTCGCCGCCGGCGTTGCGTCGATAGTTCCCGCCATCCCCACCACGGCTTTTGCCCTTGTCTTGCAGGTAGCGCTCGAAGGAGGCCCCCAGTGACTGATCGGCGCGCTCTCTCAGTGATTTATCGGGAGTCATAATTCCTCGTCCAGGGACTGATAATTCGACGAACGTCCTCGAGGAGTTCTTCGACGATTCCCCAGAGGATCAACGATGGAGTCTCGTGTTCAAATGTGACGCCCCGACGGCCCTCCGTATTGCAGCGGAGTACTGGAAGTGTGCCCGACCGGGATTAGGGTGGTCTTCGTCCTGATGCCAGCCTGCGTGAAATCCAGTATTTGGGTCGGTGTAGTTGATACGGAACCAATCGTGTGGGTCTTGGCGATATCATTTGACGGTTAATTCCGGTGACTCCGGTCCTGTCGGTGGGGTAAGACGGTTCGGATCGAATACTGCTCGGAGCTCTTGGCCTCGATATCATCAAGGATGGACTCAATTGCCGTAATTTGCGGCACACGGTCGAAGACATCGCGCTTTAGCTGTGCGTAGAAATTCGCGTTCAGGTCACCACCTGGATGTGGAACCGACATCCGTCAGCTACTGGCCTCAGCGGAATCTGTTGGGGCAAGGAAGTCCATTCGCGGATGGCGAAGCCGACGATTTTGATGCGGCGCTGGAGATGCTCCCACTCGCGGGCGATCTCACGGCGCCGGTCTTCCTCCTCGGCGTCGAGAGACTCGTCAGCGAGCGTGCCGCGAAGCTGGTTCGGTGACTCAACGTCGAATTCGTCCTCCCAGTCCCGAATTTGGGTCTTCATATCCGCGAGACGGTCCGTGAGTTCCTCGACAGAATG encodes the following:
- a CDS encoding IclR family transcriptional regulator, which gives rise to MSNSNDENIAKTIQSVDTVFTIVEYISQNSEAGVTEIANEIGVSKSTVHNHLKTLEQREYIRKDKSGHYVLGYQFLTLGGRARERSNLHPVAKPEINWLVEETSESACVATEEYGRIIYLYQARGEQAITTDSQTGTRVYPHCTALGKSILAHCSGERVDGIIDRHGLPKSTENTITSRETLRTELETIRERGYAFDDEERIEGLRCIAAPIMHNDQVCGAISVSGPAKRLQGNRFKETIPEQVRRAVRVIEMNLEYS